The DNA segment GCCGCCGCGTAGGCGCCCAGGCGTGCCTGCAGGGCGTCGCCCCCCCCCTCGGGGAACTTCAGGGCGCCGGTGTGGCACTCGGCCAGGCAGTCGCCGCAGGCGAGGCAGGTCTCGGGGCGAATCGCCGCGACGTGGCCGTTGTGGCGCACGCCATCGTTGCCGCAGAGCGACACGCACATGCCGCAACCGCCGCAGACCGCGCGCTCGATCCGCGGCTGCACCCCCTGCTGCAGGGCGCGCTTCCCGTCGGCCGAGGCGCAGGCCAGCGCCGTGGCCCGCACCGCTCCGGCCAGGCCGGAACGCGGGTGGCAGCCCAGCCGCAGCCCGATCAGCAGGCCGGGGGCCTCGTGCGCGACGCGGGACAGGGAGGCGAAGGGCACGGCGGCGTCCAGCAGCGCCGCGGCGGCGAGGTCCAGGGCCACGGGGTCGGCCGCGGCCAGCACCCCGAGGTCCGGCAGGGCGGCGGCCCGGGCCAGGTTGACGGCCCGGCGCTGGGGCTCGCCCAGCAGGAAGGCCAGCCAGACGCCCCGCCGCGGCTTGCCGCGCACGACCGCCGCCGCGTAGGCGCCCAGGCGCGCCTGCAGGGCGTCGCCCCCCCCCTCGGGGAACTTCAGGGCGCCGGTGTGGCACTCGGCCAGGCAGTCGCCGCAGGCGAGGCAGGTCTCGGGGCGGATCGCCGCGACGTGGCCGTTGTGGCGCACGCCGTCGTTGCCGCAGAGCGACACGCACATGCCGCAACCGCCGCAGACCGCGCGCTCGATCCGGGGCTGCACCCCCTGCTGCAGGGCGCGCTTCCCGTCGGCCGAGGCGCAGGCCAGCGCCGTGGCCCGCACCGCTCCGGCCAGCCCAGAACGCGGGTGGCAGCCCAGCCGCAGCCCGATCAGCAGGCCGGGGGCTGCGTGCACATCGCGGGACAACGAGGCGAAGGGCACGGCGGCGTCCTGCAGCGGCACCCCGACGGCGTCGGGGCTCGGCCCCGCGAGGGGCGGCAGCGTGGCCAGCGGGTGGCCGCGCTCGCGCAGGCGGTCCAGCACCGGCACCGTCCAGCCCAGGAACTGCTCCTCGGCGCGGCTCCGGTTGTGGTCCTGCAGGTGGTAGGCCAGGGGCAGGTCGCGCGGCGGGTCCAGGTCGCGCAGGACCGCTTCGACGAGACGCACCGCCCGCCCGCCGACCGTCGCGGCGTCCGCGGCCGCGGTCAACGGCGCGTGGTAGACGACGCCGCCGCGCGTCACGGCAGCATCCCGGTCGCGTCGCGGCGGGCCGCCTCGAGCGCCAGCAGCTCCGACACGGTCACCATGCGCAGTCCCTGTTCCCGCAGCCGCGGCAGCTCCTCGCTCAGGATCGCCAGCGTCTCGGGGTAGGGATGGCAGAGGCCCACCGCGGCGCCGCGCGCCCGCGCCGACTTCACCAGCCGGGCGAGCAGCTCGCGGACCTGCTCGCGGCTGGTCGTGCTCTGGTCCAGGAAGATGCGGTTGACGAGCGTCGGCACCCCGGCCTCGCGCATCCGCCGCGCCGCGACCGAGTGCGGCGTGGTCAGGCTGTCGACGAAGTACAGGTCGCGCGCGGCCAGCTCGTCGGCCAGCGCCGCCATCAGCGCGGGATCGGCGGTGGCGGCGCTGCCCATGTGGTTGTTCAGGCCGCGGGCGCCCGGCACGCCCGCGAGCGCGGCGTCGAGGATCGCGGCGACCTGCCCGCGGTCCATGCCCAGCCGCAGCGGGTCGGGACCGGGATC comes from the bacterium genome and includes:
- a CDS encoding divergent polysaccharide deacetylase family protein, yielding AEPAVQRARPAPPRTEPAPPAPPSLTDLLGPLDVPTIAIVVDDWGHRRDNTTRGFAELDFPLTFSILPGLRFSRQDALQATPLALPDRDEPVRGTAEATAAAPPSRRREIMLHLPMEPEGYPDQDPGPDPLRLGMDRGQVAAILDAALAGVPGARGLNNHMGSAATADPALMAALADELAARDLYFVDSLTTPHSVAARRMREAGVPTLVNRIFLDQSTTSREQVRELLARLVKSARARGAAVGLCHPYPETLAILSEELPRLREQGLRMVTVSELLALEAARRDATGMLP